A genome region from Clostridia bacterium includes the following:
- a CDS encoding magnesium transporter CorA family protein, giving the protein MKNEELISLLGLQKSLVYFTTSLKANEIVMEKLLRSQLGWDPHTGAPAPGWSGWQALSFSTEARGEASDWRRECEPDRVQVEMAQSQLIKMYEEDRELLEDVIIENRQAIDMGDIYTRILTETMDAFASVISNNLNIVMKFLTAVTIVLAIPTMVASFYGMNVPLPGQQAPWAFSAVVGASFLLTLGTVMVFVKRRMF; this is encoded by the coding sequence ATGAAGAATGAGGAATTAATTAGCCTCCTCGGGTTGCAGAAGAGCTTGGTTTACTTCACTACCTCGCTCAAAGCCAACGAAATCGTCATGGAAAAGCTGCTGCGCTCGCAGTTAGGCTGGGACCCGCATACTGGGGCGCCGGCCCCAGGTTGGTCAGGTTGGCAGGCGTTATCGTTTTCTACTGAAGCGAGGGGCGAAGCATCCGATTGGCGGCGCGAGTGCGAGCCCGACCGGGTGCAGGTGGAAATGGCCCAGTCGCAGCTTATCAAAATGTACGAGGAAGATCGGGAGCTTTTGGAGGACGTGATTATTGAAAACCGCCAGGCCATCGATATGGGCGATATTTACACCCGCATCCTTACCGAGACCATGGATGCTTTTGCTTCAGTAATATCCAATAACCTCAACATCGTGATGAAATTCCTTACTGCGGTTACTATTGTGCTGGCCATACCCACCATGGTGGCCAGCTTCTACGGCATGAACGTGCCTTTGCCTGGCCAACAGGCGCCCTGGGCCTTTTCGGCGGTGGTGGGGGCCTCGTTTCTCCTCACCTTGGGTACGGTAATGGTATTTGTCAAGCGCCGCATGTTCTAG
- a CDS encoding TraR/DksA C4-type zinc finger protein: MDQERTDWEKAVEFHGHSCPGLASGYRAAKAALRALGVGGRAADEELIAIAETDSCGVDAVQVVTGCTAGKGNLFFRDYGKHAYTIGRRSDGRAVRVVVKDLGRHQGGLSVGQGAGPKPDELRSKVMAGQARPEEEEQYRKLQAERVQRILEMPEEEICQIQEVKLDFPDKARIFSSVTCARCGEKVMEPRARVRDGQIVCIPCSELYERRW; this comes from the coding sequence ATGGACCAGGAAAGGACGGATTGGGAAAAGGCGGTAGAATTTCACGGGCACAGCTGTCCGGGGCTGGCCAGCGGCTATCGAGCGGCCAAGGCGGCGCTGCGGGCCTTAGGCGTAGGCGGGCGCGCGGCGGATGAGGAGCTGATAGCCATTGCTGAGACCGACTCCTGCGGCGTGGATGCTGTCCAGGTGGTCACCGGCTGCACCGCCGGCAAGGGCAACCTCTTCTTCCGCGATTACGGAAAGCACGCCTATACCATCGGCCGGCGCAGCGATGGCCGGGCGGTACGGGTAGTGGTAAAGGACCTAGGCCGCCACCAAGGAGGCCTATCTGTAGGACAAGGAGCGGGACCCAAGCCGGACGAGCTCCGGTCTAAAGTCATGGCTGGCCAGGCTAGGCCGGAGGAAGAGGAGCAGTACCGGAAGCTCCAGGCGGAACGAGTGCAGCGCATCCTGGAAATGCCGGAGGAAGAGATCTGCCAAATCCAGGAAGTCAAGCTGGATTTCCCGGACAAGGCGAGGATCTTTTCTTCGGTAACCTGTGCCCGTTGCGGGGAGAAGGTCATGGAGCCAAGAGCCCGGGTGCGGGATGGCCAGATTGTCTGCATTCCCTGTTCCGAGCTCTATGAGCGGCGCTGGTAA